A single genomic interval of Halobacillus halophilus DSM 2266 harbors:
- a CDS encoding bile acid:sodium symporter family protein encodes MKVLEQASNFVGKTFAIWVLLFAVLSFFIPSGFSWIAPYIVPLLGIIMFGMGLTLSKKDFQEVFKRPKDVAVGVGAQFILMPLLAFFLVTILPVSTEVAVGVILVGCCPGGTSSNVMTYLSKGDTALSVSITAVSTLLAPIFTPFLVWLFASQWLPVSAGDLFLSIVQIVLFPILLGLGVKALLGRKVEAGVKALPLVSVLSIVAIVAAVVSVNQTQIAQTGAVIFAIVVLHNSLGYLTGYMLGKIFNMEPAKQRAVSIEVGMQNSGLGASLAAVHFSPLAAVPSAIFSVWHNISGPIIATLFRKQKERSRRNEETKTIHSAS; translated from the coding sequence ATGAAGGTATTAGAACAAGCAAGTAACTTTGTAGGGAAAACCTTTGCAATCTGGGTGTTACTGTTTGCGGTGTTATCATTTTTTATTCCATCAGGTTTCTCATGGATCGCTCCCTATATTGTGCCATTATTAGGAATCATTATGTTCGGAATGGGACTTACTTTATCTAAAAAGGACTTTCAAGAAGTGTTTAAAAGACCAAAGGACGTGGCAGTAGGAGTGGGAGCGCAATTTATACTTATGCCACTGCTGGCTTTCTTCCTAGTCACAATCCTTCCAGTGTCAACAGAAGTAGCTGTTGGAGTTATTCTTGTAGGATGCTGTCCTGGAGGAACTTCTTCAAACGTAATGACTTATCTATCTAAAGGAGACACAGCTCTTTCTGTTTCTATTACCGCTGTATCTACCTTGCTCGCTCCAATATTTACACCCTTCCTAGTCTGGCTGTTTGCCAGTCAATGGCTGCCGGTGTCTGCTGGAGATTTATTCCTATCAATTGTACAGATCGTCCTTTTCCCAATTCTTCTGGGGCTTGGTGTGAAAGCTTTACTTGGTAGAAAAGTAGAGGCAGGAGTGAAGGCCCTTCCTCTCGTATCCGTACTCTCGATTGTTGCCATTGTAGCGGCCGTCGTTAGTGTCAATCAAACTCAAATTGCTCAGACGGGAGCAGTCATTTTCGCAATCGTTGTCCTTCACAATTCTCTAGGATATTTAACTGGATACATGTTAGGAAAAATCTTCAACATGGAACCTGCTAAGCAACGAGCAGTTTCTATAGAAGTCGGTATGCAGAATTCCGGGCTTGGTGCTTCATTGGCCGCCGTTCACTTCAGCCCTCTCGCTGCCGTTCCAAGTGCCATTTTCAGTGTATGGCATAACATATCCGGACCAATTATTGCCACCTTATTCCGAAAACAAAAAGAGAGAAGTCGCAGGAACGAAGAAACAAAAACCATACATTCAGCCTCTTAA
- a CDS encoding DUF4178 domain-containing protein, whose amino-acid sequence MGFFSRLFSNQKKQVPEVEERTVLNIQIGDILTYDLVDYEVVGKITYRDGSYEWFAYQLLEGQSTKWLSAEMDDELELGIYETIKLPVSTPYPKELQYDGKSYYKDEEGEARVTGEGRSKNINGRTTHYADYLSEDEESYLSLEAWGSEVEVSYGHDIEAYEIKIIAGSK is encoded by the coding sequence TTGGGATTCTTTTCAAGATTGTTTTCCAACCAAAAGAAACAAGTTCCTGAAGTAGAAGAAAGAACCGTGTTGAATATTCAGATAGGAGATATTCTCACATACGATCTTGTGGATTATGAGGTGGTGGGTAAGATCACCTACCGGGACGGATCATATGAGTGGTTTGCTTACCAGCTCCTGGAAGGTCAATCTACCAAATGGTTATCGGCTGAAATGGATGATGAGCTTGAGCTTGGAATTTACGAAACGATTAAGCTCCCGGTTTCCACCCCTTATCCAAAAGAACTTCAATATGATGGAAAATCCTATTATAAGGATGAAGAAGGAGAAGCACGTGTTACAGGGGAAGGCAGAAGTAAAAATATTAATGGCCGTACCACTCATTATGCGGATTATCTTTCAGAAGATGAAGAAAGTTATCTCAGTCTGGAAGCGTGGGGTAGTGAAGTAGAAGTTAGTTACGGTCATGATATTGAAGCTTATGAGATTAAAATAATTGCTGGTTCCAAATAA